From the genome of Acidobacteriota bacterium, one region includes:
- the purF gene encoding amidophosphoribosyltransferase, which yields MCGIVGIFSREGRLDAAERAALALFGEQHRGQESCGLAWSDGEGIQLHKSMGLVKEVFTPAVLEPMKGHLAIGHVRYPTQGGATVDNAQPHLLETLAGPCYALSSNGDLVNYREIRKELERKGVFFRSRNDGEAILRLLAYLMEIECQSLISAIETCFTQLQGAYSTVLLTPHGLTAFRDPYGFRPMLLGEIEGGWAVTSESCALNILRARNIREIAPGEIVDFREDGVRTHRGNVAFFRNAQHPGTAHCVFEHIYFARPDSQQYGRRVYDVRREIGRRLAAGDAFTPDCVVPVPDSANFIAQGYAEAAGAPFAFGLIRNHYVGRTFIKPQQTFRDESVKQKFNPLAGFFEGKSVVLVDDSIVRGTTLRKLVRMIKGAGAREVHLRIGSPPVRYPCYYGIDTPTFEELIANQLSLEDLGRHLEADSLRYLSLGDLLAAAKNGGVYCDACFTGDYPVGVAPGGGSCA from the coding sequence ATGTGCGGAATCGTGGGGATCTTCAGCCGGGAAGGACGCCTCGACGCCGCCGAGCGGGCCGCCCTGGCCCTTTTCGGCGAACAGCACCGCGGCCAGGAGAGCTGCGGCCTCGCCTGGAGCGACGGGGAGGGGATCCAGCTCCACAAGAGCATGGGCCTCGTCAAGGAAGTTTTCACGCCGGCAGTCCTCGAGCCGATGAAGGGCCACCTGGCCATCGGGCACGTCCGCTACCCCACCCAGGGCGGCGCCACCGTGGACAACGCCCAGCCCCACCTCCTGGAGACCCTCGCCGGCCCTTGCTACGCGCTGTCCAGCAACGGCGACCTGGTGAACTACCGGGAGATCCGGAAGGAACTCGAACGCAAGGGCGTCTTCTTCCGCAGCCGCAACGACGGCGAGGCCATCCTCCGGCTCCTGGCCTACCTGATGGAGATCGAGTGCCAGAGCCTGATCAGCGCCATCGAAACCTGTTTCACCCAGCTCCAGGGCGCCTACTCCACCGTCCTCCTCACGCCGCACGGCCTGACGGCGTTCCGGGACCCCTACGGTTTCCGCCCCATGCTCCTCGGTGAAATCGAGGGCGGCTGGGCGGTCACCTCGGAAAGCTGCGCCCTCAACATCCTCCGGGCGCGAAACATCCGGGAGATCGCCCCCGGCGAGATCGTGGACTTCCGGGAGGACGGCGTCCGGACCCACCGGGGAAACGTGGCCTTCTTCCGGAACGCGCAACACCCCGGCACCGCCCACTGCGTCTTCGAGCACATCTACTTCGCCCGCCCCGACTCCCAGCAGTACGGCCGGCGCGTCTACGACGTCCGTCGGGAGATCGGCCGCCGCCTGGCCGCCGGCGACGCCTTCACCCCCGACTGCGTGGTCCCCGTCCCTGACTCCGCCAACTTCATCGCCCAGGGGTACGCCGAGGCCGCGGGGGCGCCCTTCGCCTTCGGGCTCATCCGCAACCACTACGTGGGACGGACCTTCATCAAGCCCCAGCAGACCTTCCGGGACGAGTCGGTCAAACAGAAGTTCAACCCGCTGGCCGGTTTCTTCGAGGGGAAGTCGGTGGTCCTCGTGGACGACTCCATCGTCCGGGGCACGACGCTGCGGAAGCTCGTCCGCATGATCAAGGGGGCGGGCGCCCGCGAGGTCCACCTGCGCATCGGTTCGCCGCCGGTCCGCTACCCCTGCTATTACGGCATCGACACCCCCACCTTCGAGGAACTCATCGCCAACCAGCTCTCCCTGGAGGACCTCGGGAGGCACCTGGAGGCGGACAGCCTCCGCTAC